The following coding sequences are from one Panicum hallii strain FIL2 chromosome 5, PHallii_v3.1, whole genome shotgun sequence window:
- the LOC112892618 gene encoding uncharacterized protein LOC112892618 — MEAYIQAQGSLLWKKVTTPFQVPDQVNDANRVNVENNSKARNLIIQGLGRSDFDRVVHHKSTFEVWKALCDYHEGSSTIKEVRQDMYKKDYMRFEMKPDESLDDFFACFNKILSNLRAVNVTFTDAENARQLLSALDMSIWEMKVTSIRESTVMSTLTLDVLYSKLKTHELDVLARKHGSMSTALTSQTNSSKSHDDNSSISYALSSLSAPTNEQLEQLPEDKLALLSTRVTKALQNVRSRKRGNSGPQRCFECGSLNHIRPKCPKFLARISRDEEKDEEETQSDKKKHTFRRHKKNGYLNQKVVHRVLSALEQVNLSDIDSESSDEDTSRKGKKIRELTGLCLMASSKSFSNSDLESDNEVEPSYDDLALAIEKLGTLLEKRTKKIKKHDALIESLYAEIDRLKTLIPIDDSCKSCDAIYAEFISLRDMHSSTLEELNVEKEKNENHVCVIDKPVSCDNCNVLELKLKDANATVDQLKHDLSTHEVCGRTA; from the coding sequence ATGGAGGCATACATTCAAGCACAAGGCTCTCTACTTTGGAAGAAGGTGACTACTCCTTTTCAAGTGCCTGATCAAGTTAACGATGCTAATCGAGTGAATGTGGAGAATAATAGCAAGGCAAGGAACTTGATCATCCAAGGACTTGGAAGGAGTGACTTTGATCGCGTGGTGCATCACAAGTCGACATTTGAGGTATGGAAAGCATTATGTGATTATCATGAAGGTTCATCTACTATAAAAGAGGTACGTCAAGATATGTACAAAAAGGATTACATGCGTTTTGAGATGAAACCTGATGAATCATTAGATGATTTCTTTGCATGTTTTAATAAAATTCTTAGTAATCTTCGTGCTGTTAATGTTACCTTTACTGATGCTGAAAATGCACGTCAATTGCTTAGTGCTTTAGACATGTCAATTTGGGAGATGAAAGTTACATCTATTAGAGAATCTACTGTCATGAGTACACTTACTTTGGATGTGCTGTATTCTAAATTGAAAACTCATGAACTAGATGTTCTGGCTAGGAAGCATGGTTCTATGTCAACTGCATTAACTTCACAAACCAATTCTAGCAAGTCTCATGATGATAACTCCTCCATTAGCTACGCCTTGTCTTCTTTGTCTGCGCCAACCAATGAACAGCTAGAACAACTTCCTGAAGATAAATTAGCACTCCTCTCTACTCGTGTTACTAAAGCTTTGCAGAATGTGAGATCAAGGAAGAGAGGGAATTCTGGTCCTCAAAGATGCTTTGAATGTGGTTCACTCAATCATATTCGTCCCAAGTGCCCGAAGTTTCTAGCAAGGATTTCAAGGGATGAGGAAAAGGATGAAGAAGAGACTCAAAGTGACAAGAAGAAGCACACATTTAGGAGACACAAGAAGAATGGTTACTTAAATCAAAAGGTGGTGCATCGTGTTCTTTCTGCTCTTGAGCAAGTAAACTTGAGTGACATTGATTCGGAGAGCAGTGATGAAGACACTTCACGCAAAGGCAAGAAAATACGTGAGTTGACTGGGTTATGTCTAATGGCAAGCAGCAAGAGTTTCTCCAACAGTGACCTTGAAAGCGACAATGAGGTAGAACCTTCTTATGATGACTTAGCTCTTGCTATTGAAAAACTTGGTACTTTATTAGAGAAAAGAACTAAAAAGATTAAGAAACATGATGCTTTGATTGAATCTTTATATGCTGAAATTGATAGGCTTAAAACTTTAATACCTATTGATGATTCATGCAAATCATGTGATGCTATCTATGCTGAATTTATTTCTTTAAGAGATATGCATTCTTCTACACTAGAGGAACTAAATGtagaaaaagagaaaaatgaGAATCATGTTTGTGTAATTGACAAACCTGTTTCTTGTGATAATTGCAATGTTCTTGAATTAAAGTTAAAAGATGCAAATGCTACAGTTGATCAATTGAAACATGATCTTTCTACACATGAggtttgtggcagaaccgcctga